AGGATTGACGAAGATACGCGTGACGTCGTTGTCTTTCGCCGCCAACTTAATCAGGCTGTCAATCTCAGGCTGCCAGTGGCGTGCCACCACATTTTTTCCATTCGCCGCGACTAAATCCAGCGGCTGTGGCTTCAACAACATTTGGGACGTCCAGCGCGTGGCAGGGAGCTGAAGCCAGATATCCACATCCAGGCCGGACTGATGACTGGCGTGACCGCTACTGAAACGCCCGCCCGCAGCCATGCCCATATCGCCAATCAGCACTTCGCCAAGCTGCAGGTTATGAACCTGGGTACTCAGGCGCTGAATAAACAGAATTAAATCCGGATGGCCGTAATAACGACGCTGATCCTGTCGCATCACCTGATACTCAGGCGCCTCAAGCGGCAGTGCCTGTGCGCCCACAATACAGCCATTGGCAAACTGCCCGATAGACTGGGGTGCACCGCTTATCGGCTGGCGAATGGACTGCCAGGGCGTTACGGCGAAACTGGACGCGCTGACCAGCAGCGCGCAAAGAGCAATCAGCGTCTTTTTCATCGGGTTACCAGCGGGGGATATCCGTATGGACATCAGCGTTCTGAGCGCGCTGACGCAGTAAATGATCCATCAGGACGATCGCCATCATCGCTTCGGCGATCGGCACTGCGCGGATCCCTACGCAGGGATCGTGACGGCCTTTGGTGATCATCTCCACTTCTTCACCAAAGCGGTTAATGGTTTTACCCGGTACGGTAATGCTTGAGGTCGGTTTCATCGCCAGGTTAGCCAGAATCGGCTGCCCGCTGCTGATACCACCGAGAATACCGCCCGCATGGTTGCTCTGGAAACCCCCGGCACGGATCTCATCCCGGTGCTCGCTGCCACGCTGGCTGACAACCGCGAAACCATCCCCAATCTCCACGCCTTTCACCGCGTTGATGCTCATCAGCGCGTGGGCCAGATCGGCATCCAGACGATCGAACACCGGCTCACCCAGACCGACCGGCACGTTTTCAGCCATGACTGAAACCTTCGCACCAATCGAGTCTCCCTCTTTTTTCAGAGCGCGCATCAGTTCATCCAGCGCCTCGATTTTATCGGGATCCGGACAGAAGAACGGATTTTGTTCTACCTGATCCCAGTCTTTCAGCTCGCAGGCAACATCACCAATCTGCGCCAGATAGCCACGCACTTTAATGCCGTACTTCAGGGCGAGATACTTTTTAGCAATCGCTCCGGCAGCCACGCGCATCGCGGTTTCACGGGCGGAAGAGCGCCCGCCACCACGATAGTCCCGCAGGCCATATTTCTGCTCATAGGTGTAGTCAGCGTGACCAGGACGAAACACGTCTTTGATAGCGCTGTAATCCTGCGAACGCTGGTCAGTATTTTCAATCAGCAGGCCGATACTGGTACCGGTGGTCACCCCTTCAAAAACACCTGAGAGGATTTTTACCCGATCCGGTTCGCGACGCTGCGTCGTATAGCGGGAAGTCCCCGGACGACGACGATCCAGATCGTGCTGCAAATCGACCTCCGTCAGCGGGATCCCCGGAGGCACGCCGTCAACAATACAGCCGAGCGCCAGTCCGTGAGACTCACCGAAAGTGGTGACGCGAAAGAGTTGTCCAATAGTGTTACCAGCCATGATGCCCTCTTTATTCTTCTTTAATCTTTGAAAATACCAAAGTGGTGCTGTGCATCAACAATCTGCTGACGGGTAAGCATGAAGACGCCGTCGCCGCCGTTGGCAAATTCCAGCCAGGTGAACGGCACGTCAGGGTACTGCTCGATCATATGCACCATGCTGTTGCCCACTTCACAAATCAGTACGCCCTGCTCGCTCAGATAATCCGGCGCATTGGCCAGAATGCGACGCGCCAGCTTCAGCCCATCACGGCCCGCGGCCAGGCCAAGCTCCGGCTCATGCTGGTATTCGTTCGGCAGATCGTCCATATCCTCTTCATCCACATAAGGGGGATTGGTGACAATCAGGTCGTAAGGGGTTTTTGGCAGCTCGCGGAACAGATCGGCGCGAATAGGCGTGACGTTATGCACCAGACCGTGGGCCTCAATGTTTTGCTCAGCAACCGCCAGTGCATCAAACGAGATATCCACCGCGTCCACTTCCGCATCCGGGAAGGCATAGGCGCAGGCAACAGCGATACATCCGCTGCCGGTACACATATCCAGAATGTACTTTGGCTCGTGGGGGATCAGGGCTTCAAAACGATCGTTAATCAGTTCACCAATGGGGGAACGGGGCACCAGCACGCGCTCATCAACGTAAAACTCATGACCACAGAACCAGGCTTTATTGGTCAGGTAAGCGACCGGGATACGTTCGTTGATGCGGCGAATGACTCGCTCGACAATACGGTGACGTTCGCTGGAAGTCAGGCGCGCACTGCGCATATCTTCAGGAATATCCAGCGGCAGCCAGAGGGTGGGCAACACCAGCTGAACAGCTTCGTCCCAGGGATTGTCGGTGCCGTGTCCATACCATAGCTCAGCGGCGGAAAAGCGGCTGACCGACCAGCGGATCATATCCTGAATGGTATGCAACTCACTGACTGCTTCATCAACGAAAATTTTGTCCAATGTGCCCTCCACAGGCCTTACTAAAACTCGGCAGCTAGTTTGCCATGAAGCTGGCGATAATTCAGCGCGGCGGGGTGAAAAAGCTGACATTTGTTTTTTGAGTGCACAACTCAGGGTAGACTGTGGGCAATCAAGACGACAATGCGTGGCGTTTTGCGTCATTAAAGCCCGACAATGAGAATCAGATGAGTAAAAAACAGCCCCTCAGCGCCGAAGATCAGGCGCTGTTTCGCGGATTGATGACCGGCACCCGGAAACTGGCACAGGACACCATCGTGCACAAACCGCCGCGTAAAAAGATCACCGAAGTGCCGCAGAAAAAGCTGATTTCTGAGCAGATGGACGCCAGCCACTATTTTTCTGATGAGTTCCAGCCGCTGCTGGCGGAAGAAGGCCCGACGCGCTATGTGCGCAGTGATGTCAGTCATTACGAGTTGAAAAAGCTGCGCCGTGGCGATTACACGCCGGACATTTTTCTCGATTTGCACGGGCTGACGCAGAAGCAGGCAAAAGAGGAGCTGGGTGCATTGATTGCAGCCTGCCGCCGTGAACATATTTTTTGCGCCAGCGTGATGCACGGGCACGGCAAGCATGTGCTGAAACAGCAGACGCCATTATGGCTGGCACAGCATCCTGTGGTGATGGCGTTTCATCAGGCGCCCAAGCTGTTTGGCGGGGATGCCGCGCTGCTGGTGCTGATTGAGGTTGAAGAGTGGCAGCCGCCTGAACTGCCCTGAGATCGCGAAAGGCCGTTGATCACGGCCTTCCAGAATATCCCTTTCCAGTGGGTTACCACCTTTCCGGGCAGACGGGACAGCACTGCCCCATCAATATTATATCGCTTTTTTCAACCTGGACGGGCTGACCTGCCACTCCAGCGTGCCGCTACTGTTGTCAGCATCAAATTCGATACGGGCAATGGCAGAGGTGGCAAACATCGGCGGCGCTTCCTGCGGGCAGAGTTCAGACACCAGGTAACCCACCAGAGGCAGGTGGGAAATCACCAGCACGGACTTCACCCCTTCTTTAGCCAGCACCTGCAGATAGCAGGCCACCAGCGCGGGATCGCCGCCAGGAGTCAGTTCAGGCAGCACTTCCTGCCCTTCCGGCAGCGTCAGGCCTTCACGTACCGTTGAAAGCGTCTGTTCAGCACGCAGATACGGGCTGACTAATACACGTTCGATATCCACTTTCTGGCTGTTAAGCCAGTTCGCCATCTGGCGTGATTCATCACATCCGCAATGAGTCAGGGGTCTTACAGAATCACTAGCTGCATCTAATGCCGCATCGCCGTGACGCATAATGAAAACTTGCATAATGCACCGCTGTTGTTAAACATAAACGCCGGAAAAAAACCGCTTCCCGACTCTTCATTCAGTGAATGAACGCTGTGTTGTACCCTAATGCCTTGAGTATAGTCAACCGATTGTTTACTAAATGAGCGCTTTCCAGAACAGTGCCAGAAGGCGCGATTCTGAGGCAAAAATCTAACCCGCTGAATCCGCATGGCTATTCAATTTCACCTTGCTGTCAAAGAACTTTTCCCCGGAGCTGGCCTGCCATTGTAAAGCTTCGCAAGGCGCAAAACGTTCGCCATGCGCCTGCTTCAGTCGCTCTAATGTGTTGACCACCGTGATGGCGCCCAGGCGATCGATATAGCGGAAAGGTCCGCCTAAAAATGGCGGAAAACCTATGCCAAATACTGCGCCAATATCGCCCTCTTTCGCCGAGCGTATCACGCCTTCATCCAGCGTTCGGGCTGCTTCATTCAACATCATCATGACGCAACGGTCCGCAATCGACTCTGCGCTCTGGTGCGCTTTTGGCGTCAGATTAAGAAGCTTGTAGAGGCTCTTATCCACGGTTTTACCGCTGAGGAAGTTTTTCCGGCCATACTGATAAAACCCCCGGCCATTTTTGCGGCCTTTACGGTTGTCATTCAGTACTGCTTCAAATTCCTCAGGCGCTTTGAAACGTTCCCCCCAGGCTTTCTCCAGCACGGGCATAATATGTGTCCCCACATCTATGCCCACCTCATCCAGCAGTTGAATCGGCCCGACCGGAAAACCGAATTTCACCAGCGCCCGGTCGATATGCTCAATGGGCTCGCCTTCCAGCAGGCAGCGCATCGCTTCATTTATATAGGGCGCCAGAATGCGGTTTACAAAGAATCCGGCACGGTCTGCCACCACAATCGGTGTTTTGCCCTGCTTCTTCGCCAGTGCCACTACCGTGGCGATAGTTTCATCAGAGGTGGTCGCATGAGGGATCACTTCCACCAGGGGCATTTTGTCGACCGGACTGAAATAGTGCAGCCCGATAACGTTTTCCGGACGCAGGGCGTTAGCCGCAATATCGCCAATCGGCAGCGAGGAGGTATTTGAGGCAAAAATAGTGGCTGATGAAGTGTTGGCTTCAACTTCGGCCACCATCTTCTGTTTCAGCACCAGATCTTCAAACACGGCCTCAATAATCACCTCACGATGATGGAAACCCTGATAGTCGGTGCCGCCGCCAATCAGCGCCATTTGACGTTGGCGTTCAGCCGGACGCATATGACGCCGGTTAACGCTTTTACTCAGCAGATCCCAGCTGTATTTCATCGCATGGTTGATGCCATCCGGTTTGATGTCTTTGATCCGCACCGGTAGCCCGCCGCGGCTGGCCGTAACAAAGGCGATGCCACCGCCCATCAAACCGCCCCCCAGTACACCGACGGATTTAATGTCATGAGGATCAGCATTCGCCCCCCGGTCTTTCTTCATCTCTGTGGTGGCAAAGAAAATGCTGCGCAGCGCGACAGACTGGGGCGTCATTGCCAGTTCACCAAACGCTTTTGCTTCAGCGGCATAACCGCTGCTGCTGCCCTGCTGCAGGCCGGTTCGTACAACTGAGAGAATTTTGCGGGTGGCGGGATAATTTCCCTGGGTTTTAGTCTGGGTCTGCCGGGCAGCCAGGGCAAATAACAGCGCCCGCCCGGCAGGGGCATTAAGCAGACGCTCGCGCAGCGGCAGCGTTTTGCGGGGCTTACGGCCATTCAGCGCCATTTTTACCGCCGTTTCCAGTAAAATTGTTTCCGGAACAGCTTCTTCCACCAGGCCCAGTTTCAGCGCCTGCTTCGCGCGCAGCGTTTTACCGGTCAGTATCAGATCCAGCGCGCGGGAGGCGCCAATCAGACGCGGCAAACGTTGAGTGCCACCGGACCCCGGCAGCAGGCCCAGCTGCACTTCCGGCAGCCCCAGGCGGGTTTTATCATCCAGCGTGCAGACCCGCTGATTGCAGGCTAACGCCAGCTCAAGCCCACCACCGAGGCAGGCTCCGTGAATGGCTGCCACTACCGGGACTGACAACGAGGCGATTTCGGCCATGACTTTTTGTCCCTGTAGCGCCAGGGCTTCCGCTTCCGCCGCCGTTTTGCAGGCGGCAATCATCGAAATATCCGCTCCGGCTATAAAGGAGTCCGGTTTGCCTGAAATCAACACCAGCCCGGCAAGACGCTGATGACTTCGTGCTTTGGCAATCACCTCCCGAATCTGGTCGGCAAACTCCGCCTTCAGCGTGTTCATCTTCTCGCCAGGCACATTAATAGTTATGACGCCAACGTTATCCAGCCTCATCGCCAGGGTAAAAGCCGTGGTGTTTTCCATCTTATTCCGCCTCCAGAACCATTGCAGCCCCTAAACCACCTGCGGCGCAGGCGGTAACCAGGCCCAGCCCACCGCCGCGGCGTCGCAGTTCATTGAGCGTCTGGGTGATCATCCTCGCCCCGGTCGCGGCAAAAGGGTGCCCGTAGGCTATGGAGCCGCCCAGCACGTTGAATTTTTCTTCATTTACCTCACCCAGCGCATGGGGCCGGTTCAGCACCTCACGGGCAAAACGCTCACTGGCAAACATCTTGAGGTTGGCCAGCGTCTGCGAGGCAAAGGCTTCATGCATATCTATCAGCGTCAGATCGTTAAGGGTAATCCCGGCCCGATCCAGCGCCAGCGGCGATGCATAAGAGGGGCCGAGCAGCATATCCTGCCAGACATCAATGGCCGTGAAGGCGTAGCTCCTGAGGTAGCCCAGCGGCACGATCCCCAACTCTCTGGCACGCGATTCCGTCATCAATACCACCGCGGCGGCTCCGTCGGTCAGAGGCGTGCTGTTAGCAGCGGTTACTGTGCCATGCTTACGATCGAACGCCGGACGAAGCCGGGCGTAATCTTCCAGGGTGGATTGCAGGCGGATAGTG
This genomic window from Erwinia sp. E_sp_B01_1 contains:
- the sixA gene encoding phosphohistidine phosphatase SixA, coding for MQVFIMRHGDAALDAASDSVRPLTHCGCDESRQMANWLNSQKVDIERVLVSPYLRAEQTLSTVREGLTLPEGQEVLPELTPGGDPALVACYLQVLAKEGVKSVLVISHLPLVGYLVSELCPQEAPPMFATSAIARIEFDADNSSGTLEWQVSPSRLKKAI
- the aroC gene encoding chorismate synthase — translated: MAGNTIGQLFRVTTFGESHGLALGCIVDGVPPGIPLTEVDLQHDLDRRRPGTSRYTTQRREPDRVKILSGVFEGVTTGTSIGLLIENTDQRSQDYSAIKDVFRPGHADYTYEQKYGLRDYRGGGRSSARETAMRVAAGAIAKKYLALKYGIKVRGYLAQIGDVACELKDWDQVEQNPFFCPDPDKIEALDELMRALKKEGDSIGAKVSVMAENVPVGLGEPVFDRLDADLAHALMSINAVKGVEIGDGFAVVSQRGSEHRDEIRAGGFQSNHAGGILGGISSGQPILANLAMKPTSSITVPGKTINRFGEEVEMITKGRHDPCVGIRAVPIAEAMMAIVLMDHLLRQRAQNADVHTDIPRW
- the fadJ gene encoding fatty acid oxidation complex subunit alpha FadJ; its protein translation is MENTTAFTLAMRLDNVGVITINVPGEKMNTLKAEFADQIREVIAKARSHQRLAGLVLISGKPDSFIAGADISMIAACKTAAEAEALALQGQKVMAEIASLSVPVVAAIHGACLGGGLELALACNQRVCTLDDKTRLGLPEVQLGLLPGSGGTQRLPRLIGASRALDLILTGKTLRAKQALKLGLVEEAVPETILLETAVKMALNGRKPRKTLPLRERLLNAPAGRALLFALAARQTQTKTQGNYPATRKILSVVRTGLQQGSSSGYAAEAKAFGELAMTPQSVALRSIFFATTEMKKDRGANADPHDIKSVGVLGGGLMGGGIAFVTASRGGLPVRIKDIKPDGINHAMKYSWDLLSKSVNRRHMRPAERQRQMALIGGGTDYQGFHHREVIIEAVFEDLVLKQKMVAEVEANTSSATIFASNTSSLPIGDIAANALRPENVIGLHYFSPVDKMPLVEVIPHATTSDETIATVVALAKKQGKTPIVVADRAGFFVNRILAPYINEAMRCLLEGEPIEHIDRALVKFGFPVGPIQLLDEVGIDVGTHIMPVLEKAWGERFKAPEEFEAVLNDNRKGRKNGRGFYQYGRKNFLSGKTVDKSLYKLLNLTPKAHQSAESIADRCVMMMLNEAARTLDEGVIRSAKEGDIGAVFGIGFPPFLGGPFRYIDRLGAITVVNTLERLKQAHGERFAPCEALQWQASSGEKFFDSKVKLNSHADSAG
- the prmB gene encoding 50S ribosomal protein L3 N(5)-glutamine methyltransferase → MDKIFVDEAVSELHTIQDMIRWSVSRFSAAELWYGHGTDNPWDEAVQLVLPTLWLPLDIPEDMRSARLTSSERHRIVERVIRRINERIPVAYLTNKAWFCGHEFYVDERVLVPRSPIGELINDRFEALIPHEPKYILDMCTGSGCIAVACAYAFPDAEVDAVDISFDALAVAEQNIEAHGLVHNVTPIRADLFRELPKTPYDLIVTNPPYVDEEDMDDLPNEYQHEPELGLAAGRDGLKLARRILANAPDYLSEQGVLICEVGNSMVHMIEQYPDVPFTWLEFANGGDGVFMLTRQQIVDAQHHFGIFKD
- the smrB gene encoding endonuclease SmrB: MSKKQPLSAEDQALFRGLMTGTRKLAQDTIVHKPPRKKITEVPQKKLISEQMDASHYFSDEFQPLLAEEGPTRYVRSDVSHYELKKLRRGDYTPDIFLDLHGLTQKQAKEELGALIAACRREHIFCASVMHGHGKHVLKQQTPLWLAQHPVVMAFHQAPKLFGGDAALLVLIEVEEWQPPELP
- the mepA gene encoding penicillin-insensitive murein endopeptidase, encoding MKKTLIALCALLVSASSFAVTPWQSIRQPISGAPQSIGQFANGCIVGAQALPLEAPEYQVMRQDQRRYYGHPDLILFIQRLSTQVHNLQLGEVLIGDMGMAAGGRFSSGHASHQSGLDVDIWLQLPATRWTSQMLLKPQPLDLVAANGKNVVARHWQPEIDSLIKLAAKDNDVTRIFVNPAIKKQLCADAGVDRDWLRKVRPWFGHRAHMHVRLRCPTGSMECQDQPAPPAGDGCGAELESWFLPAKPGTGAPVKREPPPLPPSCQALLDKHLL